In Pristiophorus japonicus isolate sPriJap1 unplaced genomic scaffold, sPriJap1.hap1 HAP1_SCAFFOLD_594, whole genome shotgun sequence, a single window of DNA contains:
- the LOC139255297 gene encoding equilibrative nucleobase transporter 1-like → MDRHKRKTKTTDAASDSVASNRLADMKSTVLSLAVTAMQCVLFSVCAAIPVLTVQYVTFILQVINRSFMYGGNAAFIAITFPSRHFGKIYGLTLALSAVVSLLQYPFYALVKGPLNDDPMYMNISFVILVTLAIAHPVIVYLHCQRETRLGAGTTLAQVEVPGLGEKDEPMASDIDI, encoded by the exons ATTCCGTCGCCTCAAATCGACTGGCCGATATGAAGTCCACGGTGCTCTCGCTCGCTGTCACGGCCATGCAGTGCGTCCTCTTCTCTGTCTGCGCCGCGATTCCTGTCCTGACGGTGCAGTATGTGACCTTCATCCTGCAGGTGATCAACCGTTCCTTCATGTACGGGGGAAATGCTGCCTTTATCGCCATCAC gtttccttcccggcACTTTGGAAAGATCTACGGACTGACCTTGGCTCTCTCGGCCGTCGTCTCTCTGCTCCAATACCCTTTCTACGCGCTGGTCAAGGGCCCCTTGAATGATGACCCCATGTAT ATGAACATCAGCTTTGTCATCCTGGTGACTCTGGCCATTGCCCATCCTGTCATCGTCTACCTGCACTGCCAACGGGAGACCCGGCTGGGAGCTGGGACGACGCTCGCCCAAGTGGAAGTGCCGGGCCTGGGGGAGAAGGATGAGCCCATGGCGAGCGACATCGATATCTGA